The region CGAACCCGACCCGATCGCGACCGGCCGGTTCGTGCACGTGTTCGTGGATTCCGCGAACCGGCGCCCGACGCCGATCCCCGCCGCGATCCGTTCGGCGGTCGAGTCGCAGCTGCTCCCCGTGTGACCTGACGCCGACGCCCGGCGACGTGTCGTCCGCAACAAACCGACCATCCGGTATGCTGGTCGTCGGGTCCACCGTCGGATCCCGGAGAGGCAGGGTCGATGATGACCGAGACACCCGGACTGGATGTCGCGGGACTGGGCCGCTGGCTCGTGAGCGCGCACCCCGAACTCGCGGGCGGCGACCTCACCGCATCCGTCATCGCGGGCGGTCGCAGCAACCTCACCTACGCCGTCGAAGGCGCGCGCATCCCACTCGTGCTGCGGCGGCCGCCGCTCGGCCACGTGCTCTCGAGCGCGCACGACATGCGGCGCGAGCACCGGGTCATCTCGGCCCTTGCGGGAACCGCCGTGCCGGTGCCGACCGCGGTCGACGTCGTCGACGACACCGAGGCGCACGAGATCACCGGCACCACGTTCTTCGTGATGGAGCGCGCCCCCGGCCGCGTGCTCGCGCACACGTCGCAGAACCGCCTCTACACCGCGGCGGGACTGCGGCGCCTCAGCATCGACCTGGTGCGACACCTCGCCGACCTCCACGCCGTCGAACCAGACGCCGTGGGCCTCGGCGACTTCGGCCGCCCCGACGGCTATCTCGCGCGTCAGCTCTCCACCTGGCGCCGGCAGTTCGACGCGTCACGATCACGCGAGACCCCCGCGCTCGACGCCCTGCAGGCCGGCCTCACCGAGGGGATGCCCCAGTCGCGGCGCGCCGCCGTCGTGCACGGCGACTACCGGCTCGACAACGCGCTGGTCATCGGCAGCGGTGACGATCCGCGCATCTCGGCGGTCCTCGACTGGGAGATGGCCACCCTGGGCGATCCGTTCGTCGACCTCGGCATCTTCGCCCTGTACTGGGACATCGCCGATCTCCCGGGGGGCGCCGAGGGTGCGGTGCCGAGCGCCGTCGATCCGGATGCGGGGTACCCGACGTTCGACGAACTGGTCGACGTGTACGCCGAGCAGGCCGGCATCCGCGTTCCCGACCTCCGCTGGTACCGGGCCTTCGCGGCGTACAAGCTCGCGGTCATCCTCGAGGGGATCCACTTCCGCTTCCAGGCCGGCGACACCGTCGGCGACGGCTTCGATCGGATGGGCGCGCTCGTCGAGCCGCTCGCCCAGAAGGGACTGCAGGTGCACTGATGGACTTCGCACCCGACGACACCGCCCGCGACTTCACCGCACGGGCACGCGCATTCCTCGACGAGCATGTGCTGCCGGCCGAGCCGGAGCTCGATGCCCAGCTCGCCGCAGCGCCGGGCGAGTGGGCCACGCCCCCCGTCATCCGCGACCTGCGCGAGCGGGCTCGGGCGCAGGGGCTCTGGAACCTCTTCCTTCCGGGCGACCACGGCGGCGCAGGACTCACGAATCTGCAGTACGCGCCGGTGGCCGAGGTGACCGGGTGGAGCCCGCGTCTCGCACCCGCCGCGTTCAACTGCGCCGCGCCCGACACCGGCAACATGGAGGTGCTCAACGACTTCGGCACCCCGGCGCAGAAGTCCGAGTGGCTCGAGCCGCTGCTGCGGGCCGAGATCCGCTCGTCGTTCTGCATGACCGAACCCGATCATGCGTCATCCGACGCCACCAACATCGGCACCAGCATCCGTCGCGACGGCGACCACTACGTGATCACCGGCCGCAAGTGGTGGTCGACGGGCGCGATGAACCCCGACGCCGCGATCTTCATCGTGATGGGCAAGACCGATCCGGATGCCGATCGGCACCGCCAGCAGTCGATGATCCTGGTCCCCCGTGACACGGACGGCGTCGAGATCGTGCGACCGCTCACGGTGTTCGGCTACGACGACCGCGACCACGGCGGCCACGCCGAGGTGGCGTTCCACGACGTGCGCGTGCCGGCTGCGAACCTCATCGCCGGCGAGGGCGACGGGTTCGCCATCGCCCAGGCGCGGCTCGGGCCCGGCCGCATCCACCACTGCATGCGCGCGATCGGGATGGGCGAGCGGGCGCTGGCGCTGATGACCGCGCGTGCGAACGACCGCCGCGCGTTCGGTCGCAGCCTCGCCGACCAGGGCGTGGTGCGCGAGTGGGCCGCCGAGGCGCGCATCCAGCTCGAGGCCCTGCGCCTGCTGGTGCTGAAGACGGCCTGGCTGATGGACACCGTCGGCAACAGGCAGGCGATGACCGAGATCCAGGCGATCAAGATCGCCGTGCCCCGGGCGATGCAGACGATCATCGACCGCGCGATCCAGGTGCACGGCGGCGCCGGCGTCTCCTCCGACACGCCGCTGGCCGAGCTCTATGCCGGCATCCGGTCGCTGCGCATCGCCGACGGCCCCGACGAGGTGCACCTGTCGAGCCTCGGCCGCGCCGAACTGAGCCCGCACCGGGCGTAGCGACCCGGCATCCCGTTCCCCTCCCCGATCCCGCTCCACTCCCTCAATGACGACGGAAGGCACTCCGATGACACACCAGCCCGACCCCGCGATCGACGGCGCCGGCTTCACGACCCTCTCGGTCGCGAGCATCCTCAGCGAATCGGCGACGCGCCACGCCGACCGTCCCGCCCTGCACTTCCTCGGCGGCGTGACCACCTACCGCGAGCTGTGGGATCAGACCCGCGCGTACGCCGGTGCGCTGCGCGATCGCGGCATCGGGCGCGGCGACCGGGTCGCGATGCTCATCCCGAACGTGCCGGACTTCGCCCGCGTGTACTACGCCGCGCTGTCGCTCGGCGCCGTCGTGGTGCCGGTGCACCTCCTGTTCAAGGCGGAGGAGATCGAGTACGTGCTGCGCGACTCGGGCGCCGACGTCCTCGTCGCCGCCGCTCCGCTCCTGGGTGAGGCGGTGCCGGCTGCGACCGCCGCCGGGGTGCCGCTCGTGACCGTTCTGCTCCCCGCCGACGCGGGCATCGAGCTTCCGCGGCTCGAGGTCGAGGCATCCGTCGCCGTCCCCATCGCGCGGCACACGCCGACGGGTCCCCTGGATGCCGCCACCATCCTCTACACGAGCGGCACGACCGGAACCCCCAAGGGCGCCGTCGGCAGTCACCTCTCGATCATCGAGCAGACCCACTGCACGCTGATCGACGCGTTCGACCTGCGCGCCGACGACATCGTGTTCGGCGGGCTGCCGCTGTTCCACACGTTCGGTCAGACGGCGGTGATGAACATCGCGTTCCGGGTCGGGGCATCCGTCATCCTCCTCCCCCGCTTCGATGCCGACGAGGCCCTCGCACTCATGGCGCGCCTCGACGCGACCGTGTTCACTGCGGTGCCCACGATGTACGTCGGCATGCTCGAAGCGGCCCGCCGCTCCGACGCCCGGCCGCCGCTGCGCTACGCCGTGTCGGGCGGTGCCGCCCTGCCCGTCGCGGTGCTCGAAGCCTTCGCCGACGCCTACGGCGCCCAGGTGCACGAGGGCTACGGGCTGACCGAGACCGCGCCGACGGTGTCGTCGAACCCGCTCCACGAGCCGATCCGGCCGGGCACCGTCGGCAAGGCCCTCTGGGGCGTCGACGTCGCGATCGCCGACCCCGAGGTGGAGGACGCCGTGGTGCTCCTCGACGATCCCGCGGCGCTCGGTGAGATCGTCGTGCGCGGGCACAACCTCTTCAAGGGATACCTCGGACGACCGGATGCCTCCGACGTCGCCGTCGTCGACGGCTGGTTCCGCACCGGCGACCTGGGGACGCACTCCGACGGCATCCTCACCATCGTCGACCGCAAGAAGGACATGATCGTGCGATCGGGGTACAACGTGTACCCGACCGAGGTCGAGGCCGTGCTGGCGCGGCACCCGGGCATCGCGGTCGCCGCCGTCTTCGGCGTCGCCGACGACGTGCGCGGACAGGAGGTGCACGCCGCGGTCGTCTCCCACGACGGGGTGGAGCTCGACGCCGACGAGGTCGTCGCCTTCGTGCGCGACCGCCTCGCCGCGTACAAGTACCCGCGGGTCGTGCACGTCGTGTCGTCGCTGCCGCTGGGGTCGAGCGGCAAGGTGCTCAAGCGCGAGCTGGTCGCGCAGTTCACGCCCGTCGCGTAGGCGGCGCGTCTGCGCGTCTCCGTCGTCCTTGTCGCGAGCGGGCACGTTTGCCCCGAGCGGGCACGGCAGCCACGTGGTGATCGTGCCCGCTCGGAAGCACCGTGCCCGCTCGCGCCTCCTCTACCCTCTCCTCCCCTCCCCTCCTCCTTCTTCACTCCTCTCCTTCTCCTCGTCCTCGCGAGCGGGCGCATTGGTTCCCAGCGGGCACCATCGCCACGTGACTGCGGCGCCCGCTCGGAGAGAACGTGCCCGCTCGCGAGCCGAGGTGGAGGCGGGGGCGGGGTGGGCGGGACGGGGAGACGGATGCCGCGCCTCCACAGGGCGATGGCTCGGACGCGTCTCCACATGTCTTCGAAACAGACATGGCGGCGGGCGAAACTGGGGCGACGATCGATGGATGCTGCCCGAGATCGATCGGCTCCTCCATCCAGCTCGCGCTGTGACGACACGGTCGTGGCGGGATCTCGAACGCTCCTTGGTCACCGGCGAGCTCCTGCGGATCCACCGCGGCTGGTATGCGCCGAAAGCCGAGGCGGCGGCCCTGCGGTCCGAAGACCGGCTGCTCCTGCGCATCCGCTCGGTGAACCGCTCCGCTCGCGGGACGAGCGGTGTGTTCTCCCACACGTCCGCCGGTGCACTGTGGGAACTTCCCCTCCACAAGGTTGGCACCCACGTCGTTCACACCACCCTGCGCGAAGGACTCGAGGTGCATTCCACCGCGGGCATTCGTCGACATCGTGATGTGCTTCGGCCGGATGACATCACGAACCGATTCGGCATGCCGTGCACCACGCTCGAACGGACGGTGGTCGACATCGCGCGAAGCACGTCGCTCGAGACATCGCTCTCGGCAGCGGATGCCGCCATGCGACAGATCGCATGGCGCGATACCGAGCGCGAGTACGACCTCGATGCCGCGGCGGCCTTTCGAGCGCGGATGCGCGAACAGATCGTCGGCATGGCCGGGAAGCGCGGCGTGCGCCAGGCACGGGTCGTCGCCGACCTCGCCGATGGCCGCGCGCAACTTCCGGGTGAGAGCATCAGCCGCATCCGACTGCTCGAGCTCGGATTCGACGCGGTCCGCCTGCAGGTCGGCATCCAGCGCCCCGGCTTGACCGATTACCACGTCGACTTCGGGCTCGACGACGTCGACGCCTGGGGAGAGTTCGACGGCAAGGGGAAGTACCTCGATGCCTCGATGCGCGGCG is a window of Microbacterium terrae DNA encoding:
- a CDS encoding phosphotransferase family protein, whose amino-acid sequence is MTETPGLDVAGLGRWLVSAHPELAGGDLTASVIAGGRSNLTYAVEGARIPLVLRRPPLGHVLSSAHDMRREHRVISALAGTAVPVPTAVDVVDDTEAHEITGTTFFVMERAPGRVLAHTSQNRLYTAAGLRRLSIDLVRHLADLHAVEPDAVGLGDFGRPDGYLARQLSTWRRQFDASRSRETPALDALQAGLTEGMPQSRRAAVVHGDYRLDNALVIGSGDDPRISAVLDWEMATLGDPFVDLGIFALYWDIADLPGGAEGAVPSAVDPDAGYPTFDELVDVYAEQAGIRVPDLRWYRAFAAYKLAVILEGIHFRFQAGDTVGDGFDRMGALVEPLAQKGLQVH
- a CDS encoding acyl-CoA dehydrogenase family protein is translated as MDFAPDDTARDFTARARAFLDEHVLPAEPELDAQLAAAPGEWATPPVIRDLRERARAQGLWNLFLPGDHGGAGLTNLQYAPVAEVTGWSPRLAPAAFNCAAPDTGNMEVLNDFGTPAQKSEWLEPLLRAEIRSSFCMTEPDHASSDATNIGTSIRRDGDHYVITGRKWWSTGAMNPDAAIFIVMGKTDPDADRHRQQSMILVPRDTDGVEIVRPLTVFGYDDRDHGGHAEVAFHDVRVPAANLIAGEGDGFAIAQARLGPGRIHHCMRAIGMGERALALMTARANDRRAFGRSLADQGVVREWAAEARIQLEALRLLVLKTAWLMDTVGNRQAMTEIQAIKIAVPRAMQTIIDRAIQVHGGAGVSSDTPLAELYAGIRSLRIADGPDEVHLSSLGRAELSPHRA
- a CDS encoding AMP-binding protein — encoded protein: MTHQPDPAIDGAGFTTLSVASILSESATRHADRPALHFLGGVTTYRELWDQTRAYAGALRDRGIGRGDRVAMLIPNVPDFARVYYAALSLGAVVVPVHLLFKAEEIEYVLRDSGADVLVAAAPLLGEAVPAATAAGVPLVTVLLPADAGIELPRLEVEASVAVPIARHTPTGPLDAATILYTSGTTGTPKGAVGSHLSIIEQTHCTLIDAFDLRADDIVFGGLPLFHTFGQTAVMNIAFRVGASVILLPRFDADEALALMARLDATVFTAVPTMYVGMLEAARRSDARPPLRYAVSGGAALPVAVLEAFADAYGAQVHEGYGLTETAPTVSSNPLHEPIRPGTVGKALWGVDVAIADPEVEDAVVLLDDPAALGEIVVRGHNLFKGYLGRPDASDVAVVDGWFRTGDLGTHSDGILTIVDRKKDMIVRSGYNVYPTEVEAVLARHPGIAVAAVFGVADDVRGQEVHAAVVSHDGVELDADEVVAFVRDRLAAYKYPRVVHVVSSLPLGSSGKVLKRELVAQFTPVA